One Eubalaena glacialis isolate mEubGla1 chromosome 11, mEubGla1.1.hap2.+ XY, whole genome shotgun sequence DNA segment encodes these proteins:
- the LOC133100976 gene encoding CBY1-interacting BAR domain-containing protein 1 isoform X1 — protein MLRRSLENRDAQTRQLQDAVTNVEKHFGELCQIFAAYVRKTARLRDKADLLVNEINVYASTETPKLKQGLKTFADEFSKLQDYRQAEVERLEAKVVEPLKAYGTIVKMKRDDLKATLTARNREAKQLTQLERTRQRNPSDRHVISQAETELQRATMDAARTTRHLEETIDSFEKQKIKDIKTIFSEFITIEMLFHGKALEVYTAAYQNIQKIDEEEDLEVSTCRLRKDQQIEDDDEEDEDLDVTEEEN, from the exons ATGCTGAGGCGCAGCTTAGAAAACCGGGATGCTCAAACCAGACAACTGCAAGATGCTGTCACAAATGTGGAGAAGCACTTTGGAGAGCTGTGCCAAATCTTTGCTGCTTATGTGCGGAAAACTGCCAGACTGCGAGACAAAGCCGACCTCCTGGTGAATGAAATCAACGTGTATGCCTCTACAGAGACCCCGAAGTTAAAGCAGGGCCTGAAAACCTTTGCTGACGAGTTTTCCAAACTTCAGGATTATCGACAAGCAGAGGTTGAAAGACTTGAAGCCAAAGTAGTTGAACCTTTGAAAGCTTATGGAACCATTGTAAAAATGAAACGAGATGACCTCAAAGCAACATTAACAGCAAGGAATCGAGAAGCTAAACAGTTAACTCAGTTAGAAAGAACACGTCAGAGAAACCCATCTGATCGACATGTTATTTCACAGGCAGAAACTGAATTACAAAGGGCCACAATGGATGCTGCTCGAACAACTCGCCATCTGGAGGAGACTATTGACAGCtttgaaaagcagaaaataaaggaTATAAAGACTATATTTTCAGAATTTATCACTATCGAAATGTTATTTCACGGCAAAGCTTTAGAGGTCTACACTGCTGCCtaccaaaatatacaaaagattGATGAAGAAGAAGATTTAGAG GTATCCACCTGTCGACTAAGAAAGGATCAACAAAtagaagatgatgatgaagagGATGAAGACTTAGAtgttacagaagaagaaaattaa
- the LOC133100976 gene encoding CBY1-interacting BAR domain-containing protein 1 isoform X2, protein MLRRSLENRDAQTRQLQDAVTNVEKHFGELCQIFAAYVRKTARLRDKADLLVNEINVYASTETPKLKQGLKTFADEFSKLQDYRQAEVERLEAKVVEPLKAYGTIVKMKRDDLKATLTARNREAKQLTQLERTRQRNPSDRHVISQAETELQRATMDAARTTRHLEETIDSFEKQKIKDIKTIFSEFITIEMLFHGKALEVYTAAYQNIQKIDEEEDLEVFRNSLYPPDYSSRLDIVRANSKSPLQRSLSAKCVSGTGQVSTCRLRKDQQIEDDDEEDEDLDVTEEEN, encoded by the coding sequence ATGCTGAGGCGCAGCTTAGAAAACCGGGATGCTCAAACCAGACAACTGCAAGATGCTGTCACAAATGTGGAGAAGCACTTTGGAGAGCTGTGCCAAATCTTTGCTGCTTATGTGCGGAAAACTGCCAGACTGCGAGACAAAGCCGACCTCCTGGTGAATGAAATCAACGTGTATGCCTCTACAGAGACCCCGAAGTTAAAGCAGGGCCTGAAAACCTTTGCTGACGAGTTTTCCAAACTTCAGGATTATCGACAAGCAGAGGTTGAAAGACTTGAAGCCAAAGTAGTTGAACCTTTGAAAGCTTATGGAACCATTGTAAAAATGAAACGAGATGACCTCAAAGCAACATTAACAGCAAGGAATCGAGAAGCTAAACAGTTAACTCAGTTAGAAAGAACACGTCAGAGAAACCCATCTGATCGACATGTTATTTCACAGGCAGAAACTGAATTACAAAGGGCCACAATGGATGCTGCTCGAACAACTCGCCATCTGGAGGAGACTATTGACAGCtttgaaaagcagaaaataaaggaTATAAAGACTATATTTTCAGAATTTATCACTATCGAAATGTTATTTCACGGCAAAGCTTTAGAGGTCTACACTGCTGCCtaccaaaatatacaaaagattGATGAAGAAGAAGATTTAGAGGTTTTCCGAAATTCTCTGTATCCACCAGATTATTCATCCCGTTTAGATATCGTAAGAGCAAATTCAAAGTCACCTCTTCAGAGATCACTGTCAGCTAAGTGTGTATCTGGAACAGGACAGGTATCCACCTGTCGACTAAGAAAGGATCAACAAAtagaagatgatgatgaagagGATGAAGACTTAGAtgttacagaagaagaaaattaa